The following proteins come from a genomic window of Salvia hispanica cultivar TCC Black 2014 chromosome 4, UniMelb_Shisp_WGS_1.0, whole genome shotgun sequence:
- the LOC125185458 gene encoding subtilisin-like protease SBT3, with the protein MLHPSLKMQLPSTISLIIFSCLVWGNHASPKRSTYIIHMDKPSMPKAFSSHHSWYHSLVKSASSAAPDGAADESGAKLIYTYDHAFHGFSAAMSAEEVEALKNSAGFISAHKDKIAVADTTHSTKFLGLTSASGLWPVSNYGKDVIIGVIDSGILPESPSFRDDGMTAVPARWKGACDGGAGFNSSLCNKKIIGARYFNHGIRAENPDREFIDSARDENAHGTHVASIAAGNYVDGVSFFGYAPGTARGVAPRAWLAVYKVIFSGVTASDVLAAMDQAVADGVDIISISISNFPVELYENPISIASFGAREKGIIVCISAGNSGPSLSTIESGIPWAVVVAASTIDRWFAGTLTLGNGKTIIGWTLFPARARVRDLPLIYNHSLYSDCRSQDLLAEAPSPGIIVCNITEFFNSVGHQTGIRPAVIVSQDLTRFGPFSYPYPEIVISPAQARDLINYATSTSLPTASIDFQQTILGRGPRAAPLLSDFSSRGPSLSYKRILKPDIMAPGELILAAYNPQLLAATLLGNLDLSSDYGLLSGTSMSCPHISGVAALLKAAHPDWSPAAIQSAMMTTANHLDNTNQPIREQDTLLATPLGMGAGHVDPNRALDPGLVYDASVQDLVNLVCSMNFTGNQTRTIIRSSYKCSNPSSDLNYPSFVAHAEGGTTAAWEFQRSVTNVGAGAARYKATVEVPGNVTARVRPQTLVFGKKYETKRYSLSIRYKGDDQLFGSGALVWTDETGKYKVRSPIAFIS; encoded by the coding sequence atgttgcACCCATCACTAAAAATGCAGCTTCCTTCTACAATTTCATTGATCATCTTCTCATGCCTTGTTTGGGGCAATCATGCTTCACCAAAGAGATCAACTTACATTATCCACATGGATAAACCCTCCATGCCCAAGGCATTTTCCAGTCACCACTCTTGGTATCATTCCCTTGTCAAATCCGCCTCATCAGCAGCTCCAGACGGAGCTGCTGATGAATCGGGGGCGAAGCTCATCTACACCTACGACCACGCCTTCCACGGGTTCAGCGCCGCGATGTCGGCAGAAGAAGTCGAAGCCTTGAAGAACTCAGCCGGCTTCATTTCCGCGCACAAAGACAAGATCGCGGTCGCAGACACCACTCACTCCACCAAGTTCCTCGGCCTCACCAGCGCTTCCGGCCTCTGGCCGGTCTCAAACTACGGAAAAGACGTGATAATCGGCGTTATCGACTCCGGCATTTTGCCGGAGAGCCCGAGCTTCAGAGACGACGGAATGACTGCGGTCCCCGCGAGGTGGAAGGGAGCTTGCGACGGCGGCGCGGGTTTCAATTCGTCGCTTTGCAACAAGAAAATCATCGGAGCCAGATACTTCAACCACGGAATTCGAGCAGAGAATCCAGATCGGGAATTCATAGATTCAGCAAGGGACGAAAACGCCCACGGCACCCACGTGGCGTCCATTGCAGCCGGAAACTACGTGGACGGAGTTTCCTTCTTCGGCTACGCCCCTGGAACGGCCAGGGGCGTCGCCCCGCGAGCTTGGCTCGCGGTCTACAAGGTCATCTTCTCCGGAGTCACGGCTTCCGACGTGCTGGCCGCAATGGACCAGGCCGTGGCGGACGGAGTCGATATAATCTCTATTTCCATCAGTAACTTTCCAGTAGAGCTCTATGAGAATCCGATCTCAATCGCTAGCTTCGGCGCCAGGGAAAAGGGAATCATAGTTTGTATATCAGCCGGAAACAGCGGGCCGAGTTTATCCACCATAGAATCTGGGATCCCGTGGGCTGTCGTGGTGGCCGCGTCCACTATTGACCGTTGGTTCGCGGGTACCTTAACCCTCGGCAACGGCAAAACCATCATCGGATGGACTCTGTTTCCGGCCAGAGCCCGTGTGAGAGACTTGCCACTCATTTACAATCACTCTCTATATTCCGATTGCCGGTCCCAAGATTTACTAGCTGAGGCGCCTTCTCCGGGAATCATAGTCTGCAATATCACCGAGTTCTTCAACTCGGTAGGACACCAGACGGGGATCCGGCCAGCCGTCATCGTCTCGCAAGACCTCACGAGATTCGGACCCTTTTCGTATCCGTATCCCGAGATCGTGATAAGCCCAGCCCAAGCCCGCGACTTGATCAATTATGCAACAAGCACTTCTCTCCCGACCGCATCCATCGATTTCCAGCAAACGATTTTAGGACGGGGGCCGAGAGCTGCTCCGTTGCTGTCGGATTTTTCGTCTAGAGGGCCTTCGCTGAGCTACAAGCGCATCCTGAAGCCCGACATAATGGCGCCGGGAGAGCTGATTCTAGCAGCATACAATCCTCAGCTCCTAGCAGCCACTCTGCTTGGAAATTTAGATCTTTCTAGTGACTACGGCCTTCTGTCAGGGACATCAATGTCATGCCCTCACATATCCGGGGTTGCGGCCCTTCTGAAGGCCGCGCACCCGGATTGGAGCCCTGCGGCCATACAGTCCGCGATGATGACAACTGCCAATCATCTGGATAACACAAATCAACCTATCAGGGAGCAAGACACCCTGCTTGCCACTCCACTAGGTATGGGGGCGGGTCACGTTGACCCGAACCGTGCTCTTGATCCCGGGCTTGTTTATGATGCTTCTGTCCAGGACCTGGTGAATTTGGTATGTTCCATGAACTTTACTGGCAACCAGACTCGGACCATCATAAGGTCAAGCTACAAATGCTCGAATCCGTCCTCTGACCTCAATTATCCGTCGTTTGTGGCTCATGCTGAGGGAGGAACGACGGCGGCTTGGGAGTTTCAAAGAAGCGTGACGAATGTTGGCGCGGGTGCAGCCAGGTATAAGGCTACAGTGGAAGTCCCGGGAAATGTGACAGCGAGAGTTCGGCCTCAAACGCTGGTGTTTGGCAAGAAATACGAGACGAAGAGGTATTCTCTTTCGATTCGGTACAAGGGTGATGATCAACTATTCGGATCGGGTGCTCTGGTTTGGACCGACGAAACCGGCAAGTACAAAGTGAGAAGTCCGATTGCCTTCATTTCTTGA
- the LOC125218539 gene encoding subtilisin-like protease SBT3, translating into MQLPSTISLIIFSFLVWGNDASSKRSTYIIHMDKFSMPKAFSSHHFWYSSILAKSTARASPEPKLIYTYDHAFHGFSAAMSAEEVQALKNSAGFISAYKDKIAVADTTHSTKFLGLTSAAGLWPASNYGKDVIIGVIDSGIWPESPSFNDDGMTAIPARWKGACDGGVGFNSSLCNKKIIGARYFNQGGRAENPDQEFIDSARDDDGHGTHVASTAAGNYVDGVSYFGYAPGTARGVAPRARLAVYKVLFFGAAASDVLAAMDRAVADGVDIISISISSFPIELYENPIAIASFGAREKGIMVCMSAGNRGPGYATIRSGIPWAVVVAASTIDRWFAGTLTLGNGKTLIGWTRFPARARVRDLPLIYNQTLYSNCQSDSLLAEAPSPGIIVCDFTEFFSSIGDRTGPVIRPAVIVSQDLTVFRFVSFPYPEIVIAPAQARDLINYATNTSSPTATIEFQQTILGPGPRAAPLLSDDSSRGPARSYERVLKPDIMAPGVMILAAFNPQIRTTTLLGNLELSSDYNLLSGTSMSCPHISGVAALLKAAHPDWSPAAIQSAMMTTANHLDNTNQPIREQDTLLAPPLGMGSGHVDPNRALDPGLVYDASVQDLVNLVCSMNFTGNQTRTIIRSSYNCSNPSSELNYPSFVAHAEGGTATAWVFQRRVTNVGAGAARYKATVEVPGNVTARVRPQTLVFGKKYETKSYSLTIRYNKGVDEVFGWGALIWTDETGKYKVRSPIVFIS; encoded by the coding sequence ATGCAGCTTCCTTCAACAATTTCATTGATTATCTTCTCCTTTCTTGTTTGGGGCAATGatgcttcatcaaaaagatcCACTTACATTATCCACATGGATAAATTCTCCATGCCAAAGGCATTTTCCAGTCACCACTTTTGGTACTCTTCCATTCTTGCCAAATCAACGGCTCGGGCGTCACCCGAGCCCAAGCTCATCTACACCTACGACCACGCCTTCCACGGATTCAGCGCCGCGATGTCGGCAGAAGAAGTCCAAGCCTTGAAGAACTCAGCCGGCTTCATTTCCGCGTACAAAGACAAGATCGCGGTCGCAGACACCACTCACTCCACCAAGTTCCTCGGCCTCACTAGCGCGGCCGGCCTCTGGCCGGCCTCAAACTACGGAAAAGACGTGATAATCGGCGTTATCGACTCCGGCATCTGGCCGGAGAGCCCGAGCTTTAATGACGACGGAATGACTGCGATCCCGGCAAGGTGGAAGGGAGCTTGCGACGGCGGTGTGGGTTTCAATTCTTCGCTGTGCAACAAGAAAATCATCGGAGCCAGATACTTCAACCAAGGAGGTCGAGCAGAGAATCCTGACCAAGAATTCATAGATTCAGCAAGGGACGACGATGGCCACGGCACCCACGTGGCGTCCACTGCCGCCGGAAACTACGTGGACGGAGTTTCCTACTTCGGCTACGCCCCCGGGACAGCCAGGGGCGTCGCCCCGCGAGCTAGGCTCGCGGTCTACAAGGTCCTTTTCTTCGGAGCCGCCGCTTCCGACGTGCTGGCCGCAATGGACCGGGCCGTGGCGGACGGTGTCGATATAATCTCGATCTCCATAAGTAGCTTTCCAATAGAGCTGTATGAGAATCCGATCGCAATCGCTAGCTTCGGTGCCAGGGAAAAGGGAATCATGGTTTGTATGTCGGCGGGAAACAGGGGGCCTGGTTACGCCACCATACGATCGGGGATCCCGTGGGCTGTAGTGGTGGCCGCGTCCACCATTGACCGTTGGTTCGCGGGTACCTTAACACTCGGCAACGGCAAAACCCTCATCGGATGGACTAGGTTTCCAGCGAGAGCCCGTGTGAGAGACTTGCCACTAATTTACAATCAAACTCTATATTCCAATTGTCAGTCAGATTCATTACTAGCCGAAGCGCCTTCTCCGGGCATAATCGTCTGCGATTTCACCGAGTTCTTCTCCTCCATCGGTGATCGGACCGGGCCAGTTATCCGGCCAGCCGTCATCGTCTCCCAAGACCTCACTGTGTTCCGATTCGTTTCGTTCCCGTACCCTGAGATCGTGATAGCCCCAGCACAAGCCCGCGACTTGATCAATTACGCGACAAACACTTCTTCCCCAACCGCAACAATCGAGTTCCAGCAAACGATTTTAGGTCCAGGGCCGAGAGCTGCTCCGTTGCTGTCGGATGATTCGTCGAGAGGGCCCGCTCGAAGCTACGAACGCGTCCTGAAGCCCGACATAATGGCCCCGGGAGTGATGATTCTAGCTGCATTCAATCCTCAGATCAGAACAACCACTCTGCTTGGAAATTTAGAACTTTCTAGTGACTACAACCTTCTCTCAGGGACATCAATGTCATGCCCTCACATATCCGGGGTCGCGGCCCTTCTGAAGGCCGCGCACCCGGATTGGAGCCCTGCGGCCATACAGTCCGCGATGATGACGACCGCCAATCATCTTGATAACACAAATCAACCTATAAGGGAGCAAGACACCCTGCTTGCTCCCCCGCTAGGCATGGGTTCAGGTCATGTTGACCCGAACCGTGCCCTTGATCCTGGGCTCGTTTACGATGCTTCTGTCCAGGATCTGGTGAATTTGGTATGTTCCATGAACTTTACTGGCAACCAGACTCGGACCATCATAAGGTCGAGCTACAACTGCTCGAATCCATCTTCGGAACTCAATTATCCGTCGTTTGTGGCTCATGCTGAGGGAGGAACGGCTACGGCTTGGGTGTTCCAAAGACGAGTGACGAATGTTGGCGCGGGTGCAGCCAGGTATAAGGCTACGGTGGAAGTGCCGGGGAATGTGACGGCGAGAGTTCGGCCTCAAACGCTGGTGTTTGGCAAGAAATACGAGACGAAGAGTTATTCTCTTACGATTCGGTATAATAAGGGTGTTGATGAAGTATTCGGATGGGGTGCTCTGATTTGGACCGACGAAACCGGCAAGTACAAAGTGAGAAGCCCGATTGTGTTCATTTCTTGA
- the LOC125222375 gene encoding subtilisin-like protease SBT3, with amino-acid sequence MFRAPKMKLPFSISFILFSFLVWGNDASSKRSTYIIHMDKSSMPKAFSSHHSWYHSLVKSASSAAPSGAVDESGAKLIYTYDHAFQGFSAVMSSDELLAVKKSDGFVSASLSRSVTHDTTHSTKFLGLNTVTGLWPASQYGKDVIIGIIDSGIWPESPSFNDDGMTDIPSSWKGTCQTGPDFNSSLCNKKLIGARFFDAAAREAGSEFYTSARDNSGHGTHVASTAAGNFVNNVSFFGYAPGTARGVAPRARLAAYKTGSYEADTLAAIDQAVADGVHIISISLRYESADLFRNTIAAATFGARAKGIIVCKSAGNSGPSLATMEAGIPWEIVVASGTIDRWFAGTITLGNGKTITGWTMFPARANVINLPLDYNETVSACDSSELLSQSFITRIVVCNITDEAISFDSLMGNLVGSNAAAAVIISEDTSILRSNLFRFPGAVITPAEAVNLIEYATTSVSPTATISFQETIIGPEPRVAPALSGSSSRGPAQSYQEILKPDIMAPGVLILAAYSPVQLGPQIGNIFLSSDYSLESGTSMATPHIAGVAALLKAAHPEWSPAAIQSAMMTTANHLDSTNQPIKDQAFSSYRVASPLGIGSGQVDPNRALDPGLVYDATPLDLANLVCSMNYTREQVRAIIRSSYNCSGANSDLNYPSFIGLFNFDQRGLTLTRTFKRTVTNVGSGAATYRMKLEKPENATVTVTPQTLVFRKKYEKQSYTLRMRYTGDIDSTFRQGSLTWIEKSGKYVVRSPIVIAGGVDNYG; translated from the coding sequence atgTTTAGAGCACCAAAAATGAAGCTccctttttccatttctttcaTTCTCTTCTCATTTCTTGTTTGGGGCAATGatgcttcatcaaaaagatcAACTTACATTATCCACATGGATAAATCCTCCATGCCCAAGGCATTTTCAAGTCACCACTCTTGGTATCATTCCCTTGTCAAATCCGCCTCATCAGCAGCTCCGTCTGGAGCTGTTGATGAATCGGGGGCGAAGCTCATCTACACCTACGACCACGCCTTCCAAGGATTCAGCGCCGTAATGTCGAGCGACGAATTGCTGGCTGTAAAGAAGTCGGACGGCTTTGTCTCCGCCTCCCTCAGCAGATCCGTCACCCACGACACCACGCATTCCACCAAGTTCCTCGGCCTCAACACCGTAACCGGGCTCTGGCCGGCTTCCCAATACGGAAAGGACGTGATCATAGGCATCATCGATAGCGGCATCTGGCCAGAGAGCCCCAGCTTCAACGACGACGGGATGACTGATATCCCGTCGTCGTGGAAGGGCACCTGCCAGACAGGCCCGGATTTCAATTCTTCCCTATGCAACAAGAAACTCATTGGAGCCAGATTCTTCGATGCCGCAGCTCGAGAAGCTGGCTCAGAGTTCTATACCTCAGCCAGGGACAACAGCGGCCACGGCACCCACGTCGCGTCCACGGCCGCTGGTAACTTCGTGAACAACGTATCCTTCTTCGGATACGCCCCTGGAACTGCCAGGGGAGTTGCTCCGCGAGCTAGGCTCGCGGCCTACAAGACCGGAAGCTATGAGGCCGACACGCTAGCGGCCATCGACCAGGCAGTCGCTGACGGAGTCCATATAATATCCATATCCTTACGATACGAATCAGCTGATCTGTTTCGGAATACCATCGCAGCTGCTACCTTCGGCGCCAGAGCAAAAGGGATCATTGTTTGTAAATCTGCCGGAAACAGCGGTCCCAGCCTTGCCACGATGGAAGCAGGGATCCCCTGGGAGATCGTCGTGGCGTCTGGGACCATTGACCGATGGTTTGCCGGTACGATCACGCTCGGAAACGGCAAAACCATCACAGGATGGACCATGTTTCCTGCCAGGGCAAACGTGATCAACTTGCCTCTCGATTACAACGAGACTGTCTCCGCCTGCGACTCCAGCGAACTGCTGTCGCAGTCGTTTATAACCCGAATCGTCGTCTGTAACATTACAGACGAAGCCATCAGTTTCGATTCCCTAATGGGGAATCTAGTGGGTTCCAACGCGGCCGCAGCCGTAATAATTTCAGAAGATACAAGCATACTCAGATCAAATTTGTTCCGTTTCCCTGGGGCTGTGATCACCCCAGCGGAAGCAGTGAATTTGATCGAGTATGCGACAACTAGTGTGTCCCCAACGGCCACCATATCGTTCCAGGAAACGATAATCGGGCCAGAGCCCCGGGTAGCTCCAGCCTTGTCTGGATCATCATCCAGAGGGCCGGCCCAGAGCTACCAGGAGATCTTAAAGCCCGACATCATGGCGCCAGGAGTGCTAATTCTAGCAGCATACAGCCCAGTCCAGCTCGGCCCACAAATCGGTAACATATTCCTGTCGAGCGACTACTCTCTAGAGTCCGGCACATCAATGGCGACCCCACACATAGCTGGGGTCGCGGCCCTTCTGAAGGCCGCGCACCCAGAGTGGAGCCCTGCGGCTATACAATCCGCGATGATGACAACCGCCAATCATCTCGACAGCACGAACCAGCCGATCAAGGATCAGGCGTTCAGCTCTTACAGAGTTGCTTCCCCGCTGGGGATCGGGTCGGGGCAGGTAGACCCGAACAGGGCGCTTGATCCCGGCCTTGTATACGACGCGACGCCTCTGGATCTCGCGAACCTCGTCTGCTCGATGAACTACACCCGGGAGCAGGTGCGGGCGATCATAAGGTCGAGCTACAACTGCTCGGGGGCGAATTCGGATCTGAACTACCCTTCGTTCATCGGGCTGTTTAACTTCGACCAGAGAGGGCTGACGCTCACCCGAACGTTCAAGCGGACCGTGACGAATGTGGGGAGCGGGGCCGCCACGTATAGAATGAAACTGGAGAAACCGGAGAATGCGACGGTGACGGTGACGCCGCAGACTCTGGTTTTTCGGAAGAAATATGAGAAGCAGAGCTATACGTTGAGGATGCGCTATACGGGAGATATTGATTCGACGTTCAGACAGGGATCGCTGACGTGGATTGAGAAGTCCGGCAAGTACGTGGTAAGAAGTCCGATTGTGATCGCCGGCGGAGTTGATAATTATGGctag